In Candidatus Methanoperedens sp., a single genomic region encodes these proteins:
- a CDS encoding APC family permease — MSEYRKNLGLAELVSFGVGGTIGSGIFVVPGIAAGLAGPSSLLAWLMVAISASCVMLSLAWASSKYPSTGAFYSIFSKVFGRRLSGSVVILYLIGSVFGIATIAAGIGQYVTFFGYPDVLWLEIVIIALLGIINIIGVRPSGNIENVLTLLKTLPLIVLAIFLLPYILKENFTPFFTGNKTDFLKVAIIVYWPYTGFEISAIPAGETRNIKDVFASLVIVMLITTTVYLFLNVALIGSMGSGLLASSSAPLALAAAKAFHTSGKVMAVIGIIAMLSALNAYILAASRVLQNISFENSIRLLPDLSRKGTPYMAIAVSAAVGASLLLFTNHFAQLATISVLATLLPYIFICVATLKLFENPKIRTVAAVGLVSTLAILATFVL, encoded by the coding sequence ATGTCAGAGTATCGAAAAAACCTTGGTCTTGCCGAGCTTGTAAGTTTCGGTGTGGGAGGAACCATAGGCTCAGGCATATTCGTGGTTCCAGGCATAGCTGCTGGATTAGCAGGTCCAAGCTCGCTGCTTGCCTGGCTCATGGTTGCAATCTCAGCAAGCTGCGTCATGTTATCGCTTGCCTGGGCGTCATCAAAATATCCCTCTACGGGTGCTTTTTATTCCATATTTTCAAAAGTCTTTGGCAGAAGGCTTTCAGGCTCTGTGGTTATACTTTATTTGATAGGTTCAGTTTTCGGCATAGCTACAATTGCAGCAGGGATAGGGCAGTATGTGACTTTTTTCGGGTATCCTGATGTGCTCTGGCTTGAGATAGTAATCATAGCTCTGTTAGGCATAATCAACATTATAGGCGTAAGACCTTCAGGGAATATTGAAAACGTCCTCACCCTCCTGAAAACCCTTCCCCTGATTGTTCTGGCTATTTTTTTGCTGCCGTATATTCTTAAGGAAAACTTTACCCCGTTTTTCACAGGGAATAAAACTGATTTTTTAAAAGTAGCGATTATCGTGTACTGGCCATACACAGGTTTTGAGATAAGCGCAATACCGGCGGGTGAGACCAGGAATATAAAGGATGTGTTCGCATCGCTTGTAATTGTGATGCTGATTACCACAACTGTATATCTTTTTCTGAACGTCGCCCTGATAGGCAGCATGGGAAGCGGGTTGCTGGCTTCATCCTCAGCACCTTTGGCACTCGCGGCGGCCAAGGCATTTCACACCTCTGGAAAGGTAATGGCTGTAATCGGAATTATAGCCATGCTGTCTGCGCTCAATGCTTATATTCTTGCAGCCTCGCGTGTTTTGCAGAATATATCGTTTGAAAACAGTATTCGCCTGCTCCCTGATCTGAGCAGGAAAGGAACGCCGTATATGGCGATTGCAGTCAGTGCCGCAGTCGGGGCATCGCTGCTGCTATTCACCAATCATTTCGCACAGCTTGCTACGATTTCAGTTCTCGCCACACTGCTGCCTTATATTTTTATATGCGTTGCCACACTGAAGCTTTTCGAGAACCCCAAAATCCGTACGGTCGCTGCAGTTGGGCTTGTATCCACACTGGCTATTCTTGCGACATTTGTTTTATAG
- a CDS encoding ATP-dependent DNA helicase: MNIQDLDLPDSVIQFYKDSGITELYPPQADAVGRGLLEGKNLVAAIPTASGKTLLAEFAMLSSILDENKRGKALYIVPLRALASEKYDSFRKFESIRKRDGRGISTAISTGDYDSSEEWLGNFDIIVATSEKVDSLLRNRTRWMEEITIVIADEIHLIDSPDRGPTLEIVLAKLMRMNPKMQLIALSATIGNANEIAKWLSAELVVSDWRPIELKEGVFFGNAINFATSQREIKETHKDSTISLVVDTLAEGGQCLIFESSRKNAEGMALRIGTSISSLLSGETKEKLHVLASDLRESSEVEAARKLAMGIENGSAFHHAGLISEQRKIIEDGFRAGTIKVIAATPTLAAGLNLPARRVIIKGYRRYDVNFGLVPIPVLEYKQMAGRAGRPRLDPYGEAVLVAKTYDELEELMRQYVLADVEKIWSKLGSENALRTHILSTIATGFARSMEELLEFMGATFYSTQQEPWSLKAVIQKIIDFLVEKKMIIEKDGLFATRLGELVSRLYIDPLSASMILEGMEKIDEKGMLYTELTLLHLACRTPDMRQLYLRSNDYEWLSDLVMEHHMEFVHVPAQFKVDYEWFLSEVKTACVMLDWINEKKEEDIVKKFGIGEGDIRALSETMLWLVHSTAELAAFQKSPIAHKTRELEKRVEYGAAQELLDLIQIRGIGRVRARKLYDAGFRDMEALRAAEPRIIAKIIGPKIAQKILKQIGTPVPVEEPADEQRKLGDFR, encoded by the coding sequence ATGAACATCCAAGACCTCGACCTTCCTGACAGCGTCATCCAATTCTATAAGGATTCAGGTATAACCGAACTCTATCCTCCTCAGGCTGATGCTGTTGGTAGAGGGTTGCTCGAAGGCAAGAATCTCGTGGCGGCAATACCCACGGCCTCAGGCAAAACCTTGCTTGCAGAATTTGCCATGCTAAGCTCAATACTGGATGAGAACAAGCGGGGAAAAGCTCTGTATATCGTGCCACTGCGGGCGCTTGCAAGCGAAAAGTACGACAGCTTCCGCAAATTTGAAAGTATAAGGAAAAGAGACGGCAGGGGAATATCTACCGCCATTTCAACCGGCGACTATGATTCTTCTGAAGAGTGGCTCGGGAATTTTGACATTATCGTAGCCACGTCCGAAAAAGTGGATTCCCTCCTGCGCAACAGGACGCGCTGGATGGAGGAGATAACAATTGTAATCGCGGATGAGATTCATCTCATCGATTCCCCTGACAGGGGTCCCACGCTTGAGATAGTGCTTGCAAAATTGATGCGCATGAACCCGAAAATGCAGCTTATCGCGCTTTCAGCCACCATAGGCAATGCCAACGAGATTGCAAAATGGCTGAGTGCCGAGCTTGTTGTGAGCGACTGGCGCCCCATAGAGTTAAAAGAGGGGGTCTTCTTCGGAAATGCTATAAATTTCGCCACCTCCCAGCGCGAAATCAAAGAAACCCACAAAGACAGCACCATATCACTGGTTGTCGACACCCTTGCCGAGGGCGGGCAGTGCCTTATATTCGAGAGCAGCCGCAAGAATGCTGAAGGCATGGCTTTGCGCATCGGAACATCCATATCCTCTCTCCTATCCGGTGAAACAAAAGAGAAACTTCACGTTCTTGCCTCAGATCTCCGGGAATCAAGCGAGGTGGAGGCTGCAAGAAAGCTTGCCATGGGCATCGAGAATGGAAGCGCATTTCACCATGCAGGTCTTATCTCTGAGCAGCGCAAGATTATTGAGGACGGGTTCCGCGCGGGCACGATAAAAGTGATAGCTGCTACGCCAACGCTGGCTGCGGGGCTGAATCTCCCGGCGCGGCGCGTCATAATAAAAGGATATCGGAGGTACGATGTTAATTTCGGACTCGTGCCCATCCCTGTGCTTGAGTACAAACAGATGGCAGGCAGGGCAGGGCGACCTCGGCTTGATCCTTACGGCGAAGCCGTTCTTGTGGCAAAAACGTACGATGAACTTGAGGAACTCATGAGGCAGTATGTTCTTGCTGATGTTGAAAAAATCTGGTCAAAACTCGGTTCGGAAAATGCACTTCGCACACATATCCTTTCCACAATCGCAACAGGTTTTGCAAGGAGCATGGAAGAACTGCTTGAGTTCATGGGAGCAACTTTTTACTCTACCCAGCAGGAGCCGTGGAGCTTGAAGGCTGTGATTCAAAAAATAATAGATTTCCTTGTTGAAAAAAAGATGATAATAGAGAAAGACGGTCTTTTTGCCACCCGCCTCGGGGAACTTGTATCCCGCTTATACATAGACCCGCTTTCTGCATCAATGATACTTGAAGGGATGGAGAAGATAGATGAAAAAGGCATGCTGTACACGGAGCTGACGCTTCTTCATCTTGCATGCAGGACGCCGGACATGCGGCAATTGTATCTTCGCTCAAACGATTATGAATGGTTAAGTGATCTGGTCATGGAGCACCACATGGAGTTCGTTCACGTACCTGCGCAGTTCAAGGTTGACTACGAATGGTTCCTTTCAGAGGTAAAAACCGCATGCGTGATGCTTGACTGGATAAATGAGAAAAAAGAAGAAGATATTGTTAAGAAATTCGGCATCGGTGAAGGTGATATACGTGCTCTCTCCGAAACAATGCTGTGGCTTGTTCATTCAACGGCTGAACTTGCTGCATTCCAGAAAAGCCCGATAGCACACAAAACGCGGGAACTTGAAAAACGCGTTGAATACGGGGCAGCACAAGAACTTCTTGACCTTATCCAGATAAGAGGCATAGGCAGGGTGAGGGCAAGAAAGCTTTATGATGCCGGATTCAGGGATATGGAAGCGCTTCGGGCGGCGGAGCCGCGTATTATTGCAAAAATCATTGGCCCGAAAATTGCTCAAAAAATCCTGAAACAGATAGGTACTCCCGTACCCGTCGAGGAGCCAGCCGATGAGCAGCGTAAGCTGGGAGATTTCAGGTAA
- the udg gene encoding type-4 uracil-DNA glycosylase, translating to MSKQKLMEEVVAEVQDCRKCRLWRYAKNPVPGEGNPDAKLMLIGEAPGYQEDIKGRPFVGRAGKLLDTLLCGIGLGRRDVYISNIVKHRPPENRAPKEDEIKACAPYLDEQIQIIRPEIIVTLGKHSTRYILSKVNIESEGITGVRGRLYKERLFDFPVRIIPTYHPAAVLYNPAYLSSLEEDFRRIKTELKASTNI from the coding sequence ATGTCAAAGCAGAAACTTATGGAGGAGGTAGTTGCAGAGGTTCAGGATTGCAGGAAATGCCGGCTCTGGAGATATGCAAAGAACCCTGTTCCTGGAGAGGGCAACCCGGATGCCAAGCTGATGCTAATAGGCGAGGCGCCGGGTTACCAGGAAGATATTAAGGGCAGACCTTTTGTTGGGAGGGCGGGCAAGCTCCTCGATACGCTGCTCTGCGGCATTGGTCTTGGGAGAAGGGATGTTTATATAAGCAATATCGTAAAGCATCGCCCTCCTGAGAACAGGGCACCGAAGGAGGATGAAATCAAGGCTTGCGCTCCTTACCTTGATGAACAGATTCAGATAATAAGGCCAGAGATTATTGTTACACTGGGAAAGCACTCAACACGATATATTCTATCAAAGGTGAATATAGAGAGTGAAGGAATAACCGGGGTTAGAGGACGGCTCTACAAGGAGAGGCTTTTTGACTTTCCGGTCAGGATAATACCCACATATCATCCGGCAGCGGTGCTCTACAATCCAGCGTATTTGTCCAGCCTCGAAGAAGATTTCAGAAGGATAAAAACTGAGCTTAAGGCTTCCACCAACATATAA